From the Oleiphilus messinensis genome, one window contains:
- a CDS encoding ferritin-like domain-containing protein — protein sequence MHSRLIQNLETFPFAEHLHDSQLGKPSAFTWRDYLLMLLKIDAGIEHALMVQYLYAAYSLGGSQVPEDKRKMVRKWQQTILSIAKEEMGHLITVQNVITCLGGSISLDREDYPWDHKFYPFPFELEPLTLDSLAKYVYTEAPIGWGEKDDQDEVLQRLQKRPIPPNPNVNSVAALFKVILAILKDPNKLSDDDFQADTFSQQASWGAWACNHGEVSGLDAPFHLAPDNPPSPKPAHTCPTTADVIVVPVSNRDEVIDALEQIAEQGEAAHSSDEQSHFRRFLRIYREFKAHFPNGLQPARNLPINPTTFHDEGKVSGDSYRKTTTITHPESIKWADLFNLRYRLLLTYLSHSFRLARALNPNKSPGNYQSVLHRAFCEMYNLKAISGILVRQPLHENPAPDTPFQPAGPPFQMPYNVELPENAISCWLQYRDILHACKDLREQLLKHELPEQDRDYLYALNNADQDCEKWLATVLEAARTERSMNA from the coding sequence ATGCATTCGAGATTGATCCAGAATCTGGAGACATTCCCTTTCGCCGAACACCTTCATGACAGTCAACTCGGAAAACCCAGCGCCTTTACATGGCGTGATTACCTGCTGATGTTGCTGAAGATTGATGCCGGTATTGAGCATGCACTCATGGTGCAGTACCTTTATGCTGCGTACTCCCTTGGAGGCAGTCAGGTCCCGGAAGACAAACGAAAAATGGTCCGGAAATGGCAGCAAACGATATTGAGTATAGCCAAAGAGGAAATGGGCCACCTGATCACGGTTCAAAACGTTATCACTTGCCTGGGGGGGTCGATCAGTCTTGATCGTGAAGACTATCCGTGGGATCACAAGTTCTATCCATTCCCGTTCGAGCTGGAACCCCTGACGCTGGATTCTCTGGCCAAGTACGTCTACACCGAAGCGCCAATCGGCTGGGGTGAAAAGGATGATCAGGATGAAGTATTGCAACGATTGCAAAAGCGCCCGATCCCCCCAAACCCGAATGTCAATTCGGTCGCGGCGCTCTTCAAAGTGATTCTGGCCATCCTCAAAGATCCGAATAAATTATCTGACGACGACTTTCAGGCAGATACCTTCAGCCAACAGGCAAGCTGGGGGGCCTGGGCCTGTAACCACGGCGAGGTTTCCGGTCTGGATGCCCCTTTTCACCTGGCACCAGACAACCCTCCATCCCCTAAACCTGCGCATACCTGCCCAACGACAGCGGATGTCATTGTCGTCCCGGTCTCCAACCGTGATGAAGTTATCGATGCTCTGGAACAAATCGCTGAACAGGGCGAAGCAGCCCACTCCAGTGATGAGCAATCCCATTTCCGGCGTTTTTTGCGTATCTACCGGGAGTTTAAGGCACACTTTCCTAATGGCCTGCAACCTGCCCGCAACCTGCCGATCAACCCCACTACATTCCACGATGAGGGCAAGGTGAGTGGCGACTCATACAGAAAGACCACAACCATTACCCACCCCGAATCCATAAAATGGGCCGACCTGTTCAACCTGCGCTACCGACTGCTTCTGACCTACTTATCCCACTCATTTCGCCTGGCCAGAGCACTCAACCCAAACAAGTCACCGGGTAACTATCAATCTGTATTGCACCGTGCCTTCTGCGAAATGTATAACCTGAAGGCTATTTCCGGCATATTGGTTCGTCAGCCTCTACACGAAAATCCCGCCCCTGATACTCCATTTCAACCTGCGGGCCCGCCCTTTCAAATGCCTTACAACGTGGAACTACCGGAAAACGCAATCAGTTGCTGGTTACAGTACCGGGATATTCTTCATGCCTGCAAGGATTTACGTGAGCAGTTGCTGAAACACGAACTGCCAGAACAGGATCGAGACTATCTCTACGCACTCAACAACGCCGATCAAGATTGTGAAAAGTGGTTGGCCACCGTACTGGAAGCGGCCCGGACCGAAAGGAGCATGAACGCATGA
- the recQ gene encoding DNA helicase RecQ — MMDQARALLRELYGYDDFRGEQPHAIESLLNGRDTLVIMPTGGGKSMCYQIPALLREGVGIVVSPLIALMQDQVSALQQLGVPAAFLNSTLPPQAQQDVLHALQTQQIKLLYIAPERLLQSATLEQFKSFRVALFAIDEAHCVSQWGHDFRQDYLALGVLKDHFPDVPVAALTATADQRTREDIAQRLQLHEPTTLVGGFDRPNIRYSVMPRANARRQLLNFLDRFPGDAGIVYCLSRQKVEKTAQWLVQQGYTALPYHAGLPADMRAEHQHRFLNEDGVIMVATIAFGMGIDKPNVRFVAHLDLPKSIEAYYQETGRAGRDGEPAEAWMIYGLQDVVRLAQMVDQSGLNDQMKRFERQKLNGLLGWCEVARCRRQALLAYFDQAAPDHCGNCDICLNPPEMWDGTEAAQKLLSAIYRTGQRFGAGHVLDTLMGKVTEKVTQNGHDRLSTFGIGQERALPDWQSVLRQLLVHGFVHIDADRFGAIRLDESARPLLRGEVRLQLRKDLIKAEYMSSEKKTGSGTREKMDIAPQDQPLWEALRACRKRLATEHGVPPYVIFHDKTLALMIEHRPQSLEDMAQLSGVGQAKLERYGQAFLDQLQMT; from the coding sequence ATGATGGATCAAGCTCGCGCCCTGTTGCGTGAATTATATGGATATGATGATTTTCGAGGCGAACAGCCGCACGCTATCGAAAGCCTGCTAAACGGTCGTGATACCTTGGTTATCATGCCGACCGGCGGCGGTAAGTCGATGTGTTACCAGATACCCGCCCTATTGCGAGAGGGGGTGGGCATTGTTGTGTCGCCGTTGATTGCGTTGATGCAGGATCAGGTTTCGGCCTTGCAACAATTGGGTGTACCCGCTGCTTTTTTGAATTCAACGTTGCCACCTCAGGCGCAGCAGGATGTGTTGCATGCCCTGCAAACCCAACAGATTAAACTGCTTTATATCGCCCCTGAGCGTTTATTGCAGTCTGCAACACTAGAGCAGTTCAAGTCTTTTCGCGTAGCCCTGTTTGCGATTGATGAAGCCCATTGTGTGTCCCAGTGGGGACATGATTTTCGTCAGGACTATCTGGCATTGGGTGTGCTTAAGGATCACTTTCCGGATGTACCCGTGGCAGCGCTGACGGCAACAGCGGATCAACGTACTCGCGAAGATATCGCACAGCGCCTGCAGTTGCATGAGCCCACGACACTGGTCGGCGGATTTGATCGTCCGAACATTCGCTACAGTGTGATGCCAAGGGCCAATGCCCGTCGACAGTTGCTGAATTTTCTGGATCGTTTTCCAGGTGATGCGGGCATCGTTTATTGCCTGTCCCGGCAGAAAGTGGAAAAAACGGCACAATGGCTGGTTCAGCAAGGCTATACCGCATTGCCCTATCATGCAGGACTGCCCGCGGACATGAGGGCGGAGCACCAACACCGTTTTTTGAATGAAGACGGGGTGATCATGGTTGCAACTATCGCTTTTGGCATGGGGATCGACAAGCCGAATGTTCGTTTTGTAGCCCATCTGGATCTACCCAAGAGCATCGAAGCCTATTATCAGGAGACGGGCCGGGCGGGGCGTGATGGTGAGCCTGCAGAAGCATGGATGATCTATGGGCTTCAGGATGTTGTGAGATTGGCTCAGATGGTGGATCAATCGGGTCTGAACGACCAAATGAAACGATTTGAGCGTCAAAAGTTAAATGGGTTATTGGGGTGGTGTGAAGTTGCACGCTGCCGACGCCAGGCGCTCTTGGCGTACTTTGATCAAGCCGCACCGGATCATTGTGGAAACTGTGATATTTGCCTGAATCCACCGGAAATGTGGGACGGTACCGAAGCCGCCCAGAAATTATTGTCCGCAATCTATCGCACCGGACAACGCTTTGGTGCAGGACATGTACTGGACACCTTGATGGGCAAAGTGACTGAAAAGGTCACTCAAAATGGCCATGATCGCCTCAGTACCTTTGGTATCGGACAGGAGCGGGCCTTGCCAGATTGGCAGTCCGTATTACGACAGCTTTTGGTACACGGATTTGTCCATATTGATGCTGACCGATTTGGTGCAATACGACTGGATGAGTCGGCCAGACCGCTATTACGGGGCGAGGTCAGACTTCAATTGCGCAAAGATCTGATCAAAGCCGAATACATGAGCTCCGAGAAAAAAACAGGTAGTGGTACCCGCGAAAAAATGGATATTGCGCCCCAGGATCAGCCATTATGGGAAGCGCTGCGGGCTTGTCGAAAACGTCTTGCAACTGAGCATGGCGTGCCACCGTACGTGATTTTCCATGATAAGACATTGGCCCTGATGATCGAGCATCGCCCGCAGAGCCTGGAGGATATGGCGCAGTTATCCGGAGTTGGACAGGCCAAGCTGGAACGCTATGGCCAGGCTTTTCTCGATCAGCTCCAGATGACCTGA
- a CDS encoding S1 domain-containing protein, translating to MKIKSLSLLPTLAIGRLGSAQEPLDNYEIVTDPEAPLDFRKVQRAETLLVDTESGAITGKLPPSEQPPEFKSGDKIRPVAPFIEAFVALKNDQDHKYLEPLTQDILEQFGLTPRWHIEAGNFKVFRRTNDPDDKVIAHLDGVTDHCTHLLQGRCAHFINDDHGQPKYIPFGHIQFLRPTCEFPEIRLRFTPGKGLVYGSTPLPDDPDIEIPQEMGGPAYSDIDIPPERTVYDSHRGNWNGKYRDDQATLNTLAQGLYAAYGKAPYFNYYENPQPARGYLDDACDGIVTLELVDDEGTVHFNAKARFCAAPPIFAPDSEFVRTIEDDLKQVLLGPKVEQPGDVALQEAKNIVRRAYETVRFMNLSVLNGDTQNGRPNRADTMSGNDSEDLNRPLDPIMTEHTIDTLSITALHQQLYTTLSGGVPPWFHDLLRMPDEVADLTTKGRRKMPAMMSGADARYLALTYRQLNTIKHAGRGYMFETPPTPEDTGLTPMNLTAQLHYRGTGNPANTHISSSVGNCCPGLELDFRSVWKRAFEGITLVEHDNYVLETSPEYEHLLGHRLLSIDIPNEDGEIETRAVVVQAIGPSPDGSTVGPLGTDDNPDGVVNLEWSNTLSAIWKHKGQYLTCRFTKEKMLENQVLADIPEDQTITAQLKVRDFFESDSTMISEALASPGELTQGLCSPWQNDFRECVCYYWASSRPDYVNVEPADNGGSRGDNWMQKKRTGNYVVDDYKDNRLINYQELFTEWESLLQFQLGGRDVPDKS from the coding sequence ATGAAAATTAAATCACTGAGCTTACTGCCGACACTGGCAATTGGTCGATTGGGCTCCGCGCAGGAACCACTGGATAACTACGAGATTGTAACCGACCCGGAAGCCCCTCTGGATTTTCGCAAAGTACAGCGCGCAGAAACACTCTTGGTGGACACGGAATCCGGTGCAATAACAGGCAAACTGCCACCCAGCGAACAACCGCCGGAATTTAAAAGCGGCGATAAAATCCGTCCGGTCGCGCCATTCATCGAAGCCTTCGTTGCCCTCAAGAACGATCAGGATCACAAGTACCTTGAACCGCTGACCCAAGATATTCTGGAGCAATTCGGCTTAACCCCTCGCTGGCATATTGAAGCGGGCAACTTCAAAGTGTTTCGCCGCACCAACGATCCCGATGATAAAGTCATCGCACATCTGGACGGTGTTACGGATCACTGCACACACCTGCTGCAGGGTCGCTGCGCCCACTTCATCAATGATGATCATGGCCAACCAAAATACATACCCTTTGGCCATATCCAGTTTCTGCGCCCAACCTGTGAATTCCCTGAAATTCGGCTGCGTTTCACGCCCGGTAAAGGGCTCGTCTACGGGAGTACCCCTTTGCCCGACGATCCCGATATCGAAATCCCTCAGGAAATGGGTGGCCCTGCATATTCGGATATTGATATCCCCCCGGAACGAACCGTTTACGACAGCCACAGAGGCAACTGGAACGGTAAATACCGGGACGATCAGGCAACGCTGAATACCTTGGCTCAAGGATTATATGCCGCCTACGGAAAGGCCCCTTACTTCAACTATTATGAAAACCCGCAACCGGCAAGGGGTTACCTCGATGATGCTTGTGACGGCATCGTGACTCTGGAACTGGTTGATGACGAAGGTACGGTGCACTTTAATGCAAAAGCACGCTTTTGTGCTGCCCCCCCTATTTTTGCCCCCGACTCCGAGTTTGTCAGAACAATTGAAGATGACTTAAAGCAAGTTTTACTGGGACCCAAAGTAGAGCAACCCGGTGATGTTGCCTTGCAGGAAGCCAAGAATATCGTTCGCCGAGCATACGAAACGGTTCGCTTCATGAACCTTTCTGTCTTGAATGGCGATACTCAAAACGGGCGCCCCAATCGGGCTGACACCATGTCGGGCAACGATTCAGAGGACCTGAACCGACCGCTCGATCCGATAATGACAGAACATACTATTGATACGCTCTCTATTACGGCGCTGCATCAGCAACTCTACACCACACTAAGCGGCGGTGTGCCCCCTTGGTTCCACGACTTGTTGCGCATGCCGGACGAAGTGGCAGATCTTACGACCAAAGGCCGGCGGAAAATGCCGGCGATGATGTCCGGTGCCGATGCCCGTTATCTGGCCTTGACCTATCGCCAGCTCAATACGATCAAACATGCGGGCCGGGGTTATATGTTCGAAACCCCTCCGACACCGGAAGACACGGGACTTACCCCCATGAATCTGACCGCTCAATTACATTATCGGGGTACCGGGAATCCGGCCAACACTCATATTTCATCTTCTGTAGGCAACTGTTGTCCGGGTCTCGAGCTGGACTTTCGCAGCGTGTGGAAGCGCGCCTTCGAAGGCATTACACTGGTGGAGCACGACAATTATGTTCTCGAAACCAGCCCCGAATATGAACACCTCCTGGGCCATCGACTATTGAGTATCGACATCCCGAATGAAGACGGTGAGATCGAGACCCGTGCTGTTGTGGTTCAGGCCATTGGCCCGTCTCCAGATGGCAGCACAGTTGGCCCATTGGGCACCGATGACAACCCGGATGGCGTGGTCAATCTGGAATGGTCGAATACCCTCTCGGCCATCTGGAAACACAAAGGCCAGTATTTGACCTGTCGGTTTACCAAAGAAAAAATGCTCGAAAATCAAGTTCTGGCTGATATCCCGGAAGATCAGACCATCACCGCGCAATTAAAAGTACGAGACTTTTTTGAATCGGACTCCACCATGATTTCCGAGGCGCTGGCCAGTCCCGGCGAACTCACACAGGGGCTGTGCTCCCCCTGGCAGAATGATTTTCGTGAGTGCGTCTGTTACTACTGGGCATCCAGTCGCCCCGATTACGTTAACGTCGAACCCGCTGACAACGGGGGCAGCCGGGGGGATAACTGGATGCAGAAAAAACGCACCGGAAATTATGTTGTCGACGACTACAAAGACAACAGGCTCATCAACTATCAGGAACTTTTCACCGAATGGGAATCTCTATTGCAATTCCAGTTAGGAGGACGGGATGTCCCTGATAAGTCGTGA
- the qhpG gene encoding flavin-dependent monooxygenase QhpG: MDNSECDIVVIGGGPAGSTIARQLARYGYRVCLLEKSRFPRNKVGESLPPGILPVLDSIGLRSRIENAGFLRPSRARVVWSTGTDELRNQAGEPGFQVCRAKYDAILLDEAVQCGVQVMQPVQIESITKLEENHWMVTFSVEGTHHRDSKRSELRARFLVDASGKKGVLKSLVSGRMRRLSTPTLALYGYWSPGREHSIESRIEAGNNAWFWGAVLPDGRINKAVFVSANSLQIQRDERKHEAITRLYLEKLAESRLLHRFGSKCLGPVVACNASSYIAEQSVGDDFIRVGEAGLAIDPLSSQGVQTAMNSAIQGAIVVHTLLQKPEARDQAKQFFEARQTETAQRNMQWSKAMYADQNVVEDSEFWRQRAHYPVSILPDTGHKEDPRFAEPNNTPLSFDVAVKLSDWLVIEPTPVISQNVITERAAAAHPALPRPVAFLEQVELVPLLATVVAGEHLGMIVRRWTNWMPLQKSLDIVLWLWRHHILVPV; the protein is encoded by the coding sequence TTGGATAATTCTGAATGCGATATCGTTGTTATAGGTGGTGGGCCCGCCGGATCGACGATTGCCCGTCAACTGGCCCGGTATGGTTATCGGGTGTGTCTACTGGAAAAGAGCCGTTTTCCCCGAAATAAAGTGGGCGAGTCATTGCCACCGGGAATCTTGCCCGTTTTGGACAGTATCGGATTGAGATCCCGGATCGAAAATGCCGGTTTTTTGCGACCTTCCCGCGCCCGGGTAGTCTGGTCCACGGGCACGGATGAATTGCGGAATCAAGCGGGCGAGCCGGGGTTTCAAGTTTGTCGGGCCAAGTATGATGCGATTTTACTCGATGAGGCCGTGCAATGCGGCGTACAGGTCATGCAACCGGTTCAAATTGAATCGATCACTAAATTGGAAGAAAACCATTGGATGGTTACTTTTTCCGTTGAAGGTACACATCATCGTGACTCAAAACGAAGTGAACTTCGCGCCCGGTTTCTGGTCGATGCATCCGGCAAGAAGGGCGTTTTAAAATCACTGGTAAGCGGTCGGATGCGGCGCCTTTCGACACCAACACTGGCGCTCTATGGTTACTGGTCACCAGGCCGGGAGCATTCCATCGAGTCCAGAATTGAAGCGGGTAATAATGCCTGGTTTTGGGGGGCTGTTCTTCCCGATGGTCGGATAAACAAAGCCGTGTTTGTGAGTGCAAACTCATTACAGATTCAGCGCGATGAGCGCAAGCATGAGGCGATCACCAGACTGTATCTCGAAAAACTGGCAGAATCCCGGTTGTTGCATAGGTTTGGTTCTAAATGCCTTGGGCCGGTTGTCGCCTGTAATGCCTCAAGCTATATTGCCGAGCAGAGTGTCGGAGATGATTTTATTCGCGTCGGCGAAGCCGGGTTGGCCATTGATCCACTTTCTTCCCAAGGTGTGCAAACGGCCATGAACTCTGCAATTCAAGGGGCAATTGTCGTGCACACCTTGTTGCAAAAGCCGGAAGCGCGGGATCAGGCTAAACAGTTTTTCGAAGCGAGACAAACAGAGACCGCCCAGCGAAACATGCAGTGGTCCAAGGCGATGTATGCCGATCAGAATGTCGTTGAAGATTCAGAATTCTGGCGGCAACGGGCTCACTATCCGGTGAGCATTCTCCCTGATACAGGGCATAAGGAAGATCCAAGGTTTGCCGAACCCAATAATACCCCTCTGAGCTTCGATGTTGCTGTCAAATTGAGTGACTGGCTTGTAATTGAACCGACTCCCGTTATTAGCCAGAATGTGATTACAGAGCGAGCTGCAGCTGCCCATCCAGCATTGCCCAGACCGGTGGCATTTCTAGAACAAGTGGAACTGGTGCCATTATTGGCAACTGTCGTTGCTGGCGAGCACTTGGGTATGATAGTTCGTCGCTGGACCAATTGGATGCCCTTGCAAAAGAGTCTGGATATTGTCTTGTGGTTGTGGCGGCATCATATTCTTGTTCCGGTTTGA
- a CDS encoding GGDEF domain-containing response regulator, translating into MDELLAMNIAKATKQKVLIADDERSNRKVLADILQADYTVILAKNGQQVMERAIQHRPDLILLDIIMPEQNGYEIICDLKAHAVTSSIPVIFISALDSVDDEEKGLLLGASDYITKPFRHTLVKARIDNHMQMVCQRKLLEDLVNLDGLTNIANRRCFEEALLTEWQRAQRSGLPISLAMIDVDHFKQYNDNYGHGGGDSVLRIVAKTLRNNLNRPSDNVARYGGEEFVVLLPDTDQTGAAQLLNELRAKIEKLVIPHAFSPTSQYITVSAGGATLIAERESDAFSLVELADNSLYKAKNQGRNQVIWS; encoded by the coding sequence ATGGATGAGCTTCTCGCTATGAATATCGCAAAAGCGACCAAGCAAAAAGTGCTCATCGCCGACGATGAACGATCTAACCGAAAAGTATTGGCTGATATTCTGCAAGCCGATTACACGGTCATACTGGCCAAAAACGGGCAGCAAGTTATGGAACGCGCAATTCAGCACCGCCCTGACCTGATTCTGCTCGATATTATCATGCCGGAACAAAATGGCTATGAAATCATCTGTGACCTCAAAGCTCACGCCGTAACCAGCAGCATACCCGTGATATTTATCAGCGCACTGGATTCTGTAGATGATGAAGAGAAAGGCCTGCTACTGGGGGCATCGGATTATATTACCAAACCTTTCAGGCACACATTGGTCAAAGCCCGTATCGACAACCATATGCAAATGGTTTGTCAACGCAAACTGCTGGAGGATTTAGTCAATCTCGATGGCTTGACCAATATAGCCAATCGCCGCTGTTTCGAAGAAGCTTTACTCACGGAGTGGCAGCGAGCACAGCGCAGTGGCCTGCCCATTTCGTTAGCCATGATTGATGTGGACCACTTCAAACAATACAACGATAACTACGGTCACGGTGGTGGTGATTCTGTGTTACGCATCGTCGCAAAAACCTTGCGCAACAATCTTAATCGTCCCAGTGACAATGTTGCCCGCTATGGCGGAGAAGAGTTTGTCGTGCTCCTTCCCGATACCGACCAGACAGGTGCGGCGCAATTACTGAATGAGTTAAGAGCTAAAATCGAAAAACTGGTAATCCCACATGCATTCTCCCCCACCAGCCAATACATTACCGTAAGTGCCGGGGGCGCAACTCTGATTGCAGAACGAGAATCTGATGCATTTTCTCTCGTCGAATTGGCGGACAACTCCCTGTACAAAGCCAAAAATCAGGGGCGCAATCAGGTCATCTGGAGCTGA